A window of the Brassica napus cultivar Da-Ae chromosome C5, Da-Ae, whole genome shotgun sequence genome harbors these coding sequences:
- the LOC111204138 gene encoding RNA polymerase II C-terminal domain phosphatase-like 5, with product MSVVNNLSLEQIAKKQRIEPVTNESSSSSRCGHWFLRYGECTTCKSTVHKNQGRVFDYLSDGLQLSHEAVAATKRFTTSVSCSNDKKLHLVLDLDHTLLHTTPLLRLTEAEKYLIKEADSITRHDLWEWTTGGDDPVVSLTKLRPFVCGFLEEANKMFTMCVYTKGIRDYANLILDVIDPKRIYFGDRVITREESPDGKTLDLVLAHERGTLIVDDTRDVWPDHKSNLIVINKYNYFRRMSNGQYSKPYSEEKTDESEKDGGLANVLKLLKEVHSAFFSVAEEKELESKDVRLLLQEIESNRVDKESFTL from the coding sequence ATGTCTGTTGTCAATAATCTTTCTCTGGAACAGATAGCCAAAAAGCAGAGGATCGAACCGGTCACCAAcgagtcttcttcttctagtaGATGTGGTCACTGGTTCCTTCGTTACGGGGAATGCACCACCTGCAAATCAACTGTTCACAAAAACCAAGGCCGAGTGTTCGATTATCTTTCCGACGGTTTACAGCTAAGCCACGAGGCTGTAGCTGCAACGAAGCGCTTCACCACATCAGTCTCCTGTTCCAACGATAAAAAACTTCACTTAGTACTTGACTTGGACCACACGCTTCTCCACACCACTCCTCTTCTACGCCTCACCGAAGCAGAGAAGTATCTGATCAAAGAAGCGGATTCTATTACAAGGCACGATCTGTGGGAGTGGACAACCGGAGGTGATGATCCCGTGGTATCTTTGACGAAGCTACGGCCTTTTGTTTGCGGTTTCTTGGAAGAAGCCAACAAGATGTTTACGATGTGTGTTTACACAAAGGGTATTCGTGATTACGCTAACCTCATCTTGGACGTGATTGATCCGAAGAGAATCTATTTTGGGGACAGGGTGATAACGAGGGAGGAGAGTCCTGATGGGAAGACGCTTGATTTGGTTTTGGCTCATGAACGTGGAACGTTGATTGTGGATGATACACGTGATGTATGGCCCGATCACAAGAGTAACTTGATTGTGATTAACAAATACAACTACTTCAGAAGAATGAGCAACGGCCAATACTCAAAGCCATACTCTGAGGAGAAGACTGACGAGAGTGAAAAGGACGGTGGGTTGGCCAATGTTTTGAAGTTACTCAAAGAAGTTCACAGTGCATTCTTCAGTGTCGCAGAAGAAAAGGAATTGGAGTCAAAAGACGTGAGGTTGCTCCTACAAGAAATAGAATCCAATCGTGTCGACAAAGAATCTTTTACTCTGTAG